The DNA sequence ATCAAATTGGGAGAATTCAATGGTGGTGAACACAGAAGTAATAAATTCAATCTGTGGGAAAATCTGGCAAAAGTTGGGATGACTTTTGATCCCATAGATGTTGTTCTTGAGAAAACTTGGTCTTGCGGAGCCACCAAGAAATTCACCTCTTTCGGAGCTCTTCCGGGCCACATCAGGCGTCATTCGATCAAGCTAAAGAGGAAGGTGTCTAGTATTGTTAAATCTGGTGAGAGCTTTTCCACCTTTGAGAATTTTAGGCCAATTCGAAGGAAGAGATTCATGGGCTTATATATGAGCATCGTCAATCTTGTTCTCCTGTATGAGTGCTTCTCATTGTGCTATCTCTGAGCTTGGTGAGGCAAAGGGGGTTGCTAGGTGTTTGGTGAGCCTCACGAAGGGTGTGAGAAGTCTCCCCGAGTTCAGCTCAGAGAAATCACTACTTGTAGGCACATGGCTTGACCTATACGACATTTCGAACAGAAACGTGACCATTGTATTTCTTGGGTCTTTGCTGCATGAAGCCCACTTGGATGTGATTGGGGATGGAGTCGTCAGTGGAGATGGTTCCAATTTGGATGGATGGGTTGTTATTAACATAGCTGAAGCTGCTAGCAGAGATTCTCACTACACACTACAAATGATTCACGCCCCAGCTACGAAGAAAGAGGAGCTAGAAGTTCTAATTGCATCGAAGAGGGTAAGCTGGGACGATACGCAATCAGCTGCACAGGAAGCGTACGTGGCTGCATGGAGTTATCTCCGCCTTGAGGACAAGGCGATTGTCCTCAAGGCTGCAATTTAGAACATGGAGTTACAAAGTTGATCTTCTGCTGCATTTTCGTTATCTCCGCCTTGAGGACAAGGCGATTGTCATCGGGGAGGGAGTTGATAGGGACCTCGAACCAAATGATCAACTGAACGAGTCCGACGCCGAAGATCGGCCGCCAGCAACAGTGGCTACTCGTTATATTAGTTAGAATAGttattttccttaattatGTCCttgctttattatttttattgaacaaTATCTTTAGGTAGATTTTATTATatcttttcgggttttcttcttgattctttcccgaatcGTAGAGTCGAATCAAGCAGGGTCCGCCCTCTATATAAAGGGTCCATTAGAGAGTCAAAAAAGGCATTCAAgaacaaagaaataaaaaatcttttcATTCACCCCTATCCACAAATGCGGAAAAAGGGGGAGAAACCGCCCCGAACCCCGAGTTTGGGTCAACAAAACTTTCCGTAGCCAAACTAACGGGAAAACTCCCCTTATGGTCTCGACTTAGAAAGTCGCGATAGGAGGAAGGAGAGGATTTTTCCATAGTTGATGAACCCAAACCGGGAAGACCAAGGGATCGAGTGGGGGAAACCGTCTCGTGGTTTTCTCGGGGATTCGACAATGTCGAACATGATAAATTGCTGATTTTGCTCACCACCAAACGTCAAGCTCTGGGCCCTTGGAAAAACATTGAAAGGCAATTCGTTCCCTTTGAGGGGAAGACAAATTAATCAACCGGGGGCCTTGGATCTTGGGCAATTCTCGGACCAGGTTTATGGATCGCGTCGCAAAAGAAGACCCGTGACGTCGCGAAAAAGGGGATAAAAAAAAGGGACTTACAGCAGAAAAGGTTAACCAAATTCCTCAGGTTTAAAAACCCGGGTATCCTCCggaatatcctcaagaggggCCACCTCGCGAAGAGGCATGGGTGGTGAAGAAGGAGGCGCTCGATCCAGATCATGTCACCGCTTCATCCTTGGAGTCCATGGCATAAAATCCCTACTCATGGGGGAAATGGGTTGGTTTGGGGGAACGGGGGGAGGAATCGACCAATCAACCCCCCCCTCGTCTCCCCCCCGGAGCCACCACTCACCAACCCGGGAAAAACCGGACAAGAAAAAGGTGGTGCTCACATTGGGGGCAAAACAAAACCCAAAGGGGGGTGTTTTCGGGTAGGCCCCCGGGTGGGGGAAACAAAAACCCCGGTTGGGGCAAATTCGCCCCCCCGGGTACGGCGAAAAGTCAGGGCCCAAACGCCTGGGGGGTTGGGGGGGGTCCGAAACCCCTGGTCCCCAGGACTGGGAGGGGCGCGGCGAATGGGGCGGGGTTTTTCGGAAATTTGTGGAGAAAGCGGGGGGGTGTCGCAAATGAGGGAAGGGGGCAGAATGAGGTAAAGGGTTTGAAAAATTTCAAccccaataattttttaatttatgccTTTATATTGTGTATAAATCACCTTTAATTTAAcctttaaattgaaaatcccccccaaaaatcaaatttcccGATTGACCCCAAATGTTGGCCGTTAAAACCCCAATTTTTTCCCccttattaaatattttctttagtGTGAAAAacgataatattaaaaaaagggtGGTTTTTTTTAAAGACACGATTTTTATGACCCCCGGAGAGATCGATTTTATCGATTTTGGAGAAATTACTAAGACCTATACCCAAATCGAATGAAAAATTCGGGAAGGGGGGAACCATAGAAATCTCTCCGAATCTTCGTTGCCCAACTTTTTTGTTCTAGTCTATCTCACATTGATGTCGAAGTCGTAACAAGGGAGTTAAATTGTCCCTTTTGCTAATGTACCAAATTTTGCACCCCCGGGTTTTGGACGGGAGGATCTTTGGGGCGTGACGAGACCAAGGATTTCCCTTTGTGGGGGGGGTAGCCACCATGGGAGTGTGCCTGCGGATCCCAAAAGAAGAGGCGGCTGGGCAGAAGCTGGGACCCCCTTTCCCCATGgttattttaaacttttttttcccaGTTTTTTACCTAATGTTTTTTGGGAGACAGTGTTTTCAAAACCagaaattttttaaacctTAATACCGTATGTCTATGTTTGATTTGAAAATCGTGTGTGGGGTCCCCCCGTTTTTGGGGGGGAAGGGTTTTTAGGTATTTTGTAACCTTTATTGATTTTTACACAATGACCggatatatttcttaaaaaaaaaaagggaggTAGTTGAAAAATTTATCTTGTTTTTTCAAATGGTAAAACCCAAATTTCATCCCAAATCAAGTCCTTGGTGGGGACAACGGgagagaattttttaaatctccaTGTGGGAATTTTTAAAGGGAAAGGTCTAATTCCCCAAACCTCGCTTACCCCAAAAAAAATGGGgtggggaaaaaaaaactatctgAAGTTCTTTTCTCTCAGATTGTTTCCCAAAGTCCCTCCTTTTCTTTTGGGAAGCAATAGCATCCGGTTTCCCCATCTAGACCcaacaaaatacaaacaagAAAACACCCCGACTTTCTTTCAAAACAACATACCCCCCGGAAATCCCTTAATATGTCACCAAAAGTCTTTTTCCGCTACGTTTCCTTCCCAAACACGAAGTCCAAAATTTCCCCGTGTGCAAAAAAGCCTCTTTGGGGTAGGGGTAAAACAAAAGGGTTCTATGCCGgcccaaaaaaagaaaaacatccTACCAgcccaaaaattttgaaaccaATTTTTTTCCACCTTAACTGGGGGGAGAGATagaaccaaaaataaattttggggggttttttaagtttttgtgCCACTTCCAAGCCCTTGGAGGGGGGAAAAGAGAGTTCATCCTCCCCGGGGCATGCCCCCGGGAGTCATCTCTGCGACCTATCATTCCGCCTCCCGTTCCCAGGTATTCGGAATCCAAAAAAAGTACTATCGTTATCTAACGGGCGGAAAAGAGGAGAACACGGTGGGTGGAATCAGGGCCAAAATCTTCCACATGTCTTCGGGAGCCCCCAACCCGGGACTCCCGGGAAAATAGGGGGGAATAGAAAATGGGTGGCGAAGCAAGGCTAATTTGTAAGATGGCTCGGCTTTGGGCGCGCTAGGAAGAGGAGATACCCCGGAAGAAAGGTAAAATCAAGCATTGGAGAGGCGATGTTCACGGATGAAAGCccaatggggaaaaataccgggGGAAAAGGGTACGGGAAGGAGTAAAAGGGGGGGGGAGGGTGTTTACCATCAAAAAGGGGGCCCCATGGATCAAATTTGGGGGTATAAGGCTCGGCTTGTGGCGGGGGATAAAGGGCATACGGAGTTGAATCGCTTTGTCCCCTGGCAAAAATTAATACCCTAAGGGGATCCTCGCGGCAAAAAAAAGGCCCCCCCGGTTGCGTAACAAAAGTTTCAAAAAGGGGAAACCAAAACCTTACTGGTTCTCACGGGTTTCGGCTTCCAAAAGGGGGGGGCGGCTCGGGGAAAAACATTGTATGGGTTGGCGGGCCAAAGGGGATGGTTTGGGGGGTTTTCAAGGATGAAAAATATGGGAAAACGCCCCGgatcatatattttaaaaaaaaaggacgAAAGATTACTTTGATCAtttatgtagatgatatgatTATCAGGGATACGGAAGAAAAGGAGAACTAAGACAAAATTTGTTCAAAGGGGTTTGAAATGAAGGATCTGGCcccccaaaatttttaaattgggGCCCGGTCAAAGGGGAAACTTCATCGCCAAAAGTATGTACTGGGCCTTTTCCAAGTTGGAATGATAGGCGAAACCCGTAAAATCCATGTAGAACCAGGATTCGGAAAACGCGGGGCGGTTGGTGACGGGGGGGGATATTGCTTTTAAAACCATCACCCTTTCCCCCCTCGGCCCGAAAGAATGCGGTGGGAAACGGGCCTTATGACACCACGGGGAAAACCATTGGGAGGCGTCGAGGATCGTCCGAATTTTAAAGGGGCAGTTGAACATGGGGCGCGGGCATGGCCACTTGGGAAGTGCCCGGTTTACGTCGGGCGGGCCGAACCCAATGATAGAAATCCGCCggatatttcactttttttggAAGAAATGGGCACTTGGAGGAGCCAAAAAAAAGGGGGAGACTCTCAGGGGCGGTTTGAGGGGTTAAGAGTGGTCTCACGGGGATATTGTGGTTTTAAAAGACTCTGGGGAGCTTGAACTTCAACGGCCTTCGGGGTTTTGTGATAATAAAGCCAAATTAGCATTTCGGAAAATCCGGTGCAACATAAAAAACCCAAACATGTGGAGGGGATCGACACttcaaaaagggaaaatcTTGAAGTAAGATTGTCGAGTTTGTTGTCAAAGGGAAAATCTTGGCGGATATATTGTAAGGCGGTCCCTCGTCGTTTAAAAATATTGGACAAGTTGAGTATTGGCAATCCCATTACTTAACTTGGGGGTGTGGGATATTGAAAGATATCCGGTATCTCCTTGTAGATAATTGATCCTTTTTTGATCTCCTTTAGATAGAGTAAACCCTTTTAAAAAGgcaaaaatttgtttttcttttgtgaATATTTCTAGACCTATAAATAGTGGATCGGTTTCGGAATTATTcgaaaatacacaaatttgatcctaaatttatttttccggggaccatttttttttggaatctTTCGGGGTCTTACGGGTTTTCCCCGGAAACGTTAATCGTCTTTGTTCCAAAAAACCACCAAAACAAGGTGGACCCGAAACTCCCCCACGGGGTTGAAAGTCAACTTTTTCCAAAGGggaaaccaaaaataatatttcccCCAAAAGAGAGGTTTTTCCTTTAAAAGCAGGAAAATCGGGGAGGAGCGGCTTTTTAAGGCACTCCCTTCCACTTGGTCGAACATTCCCGAAACGGGCAGAGGGAAAGGCCCAAAAAGCTCTTAGAAGCCTAGCAAAACCTGGGGGCCGGAGAACCCAAGGGTTTGGGAAGGAAGAGGAAACCCGGAACGCAAAAATCATTGTTGCAAGTGTTGTCCCCCCCGAAGTCCGATCCCGAAACAAaccatttccaaaaaaaggGGGGGGAAAAAACTCCTGGAGcactttttaaagtttttgagCTTCGCTTTCTTTCCGGGTTTATCATGACTTGCAATTTTTAACATGGTGATCAAAGAAGTTCCTAAAGAGAACCAAAAAAGAATTTTTGATCTACTAtccatgaaaaaataaaaaactagtTGTGCCCGTTGGAGCCGTTTGTCTCCACATGGAAGAAGCCTTGGTGGAATAGGCGTTTGGGCCATACGGGGTTTATCTAATGAAAAAAGGGTGGGCCCaccttttttctcttaatGAACATTTTCTTTGTTCGATTTTACCTTGTTTTGTTTGGGGTTTGGGTTTGACTAATGTCAGGTTTTTGGCNNNNNNNNNNNNNNNNNNNNNNNNNNNNNNNNNNNNNNNNNNNNNNNNNNNNNNNNNNNNNNNNNNNNNNNNNNNNNNNNNNNNNNNNNNNNNNNNNNNNTTACCAAAAAATCATATGcgagtttaaaattttaaaacagaaaattgtgaattgtagaGAAAATTAGGAAGATATGacatgtatataatattatctctcttttgtaaaaataaaaattctttctTATCTGTTTCTTAAAagtaatttacattttaagaaatagacCCTACAATCTACTACCActaatttcactatttttttctttctctcttattttaccaattttgcattaatacTCGTGTCATCTCCAAAGTTCTAATTTCTAGTTTCTAGTAagaaacgaagggagtagtatttattgaaaaaaacaatgaaattattttttaaattgattatgaAATGAAGAGAATTGATCATAATTACTGAATAGAGAGAGATTAttagaaataacaaaatactccttccgtcccaaaaaaatatgtgtacttttcattttcatccgtccaacgaaaatatgtgcatttcatttttagaaaattatatcaattaaataatgtagGTCTCACCATTAACTCAACTTTAACTACCATTTTCCTccactctcttactttaccataccattctactcctctctcttactttaccatactATTCTCCtcgtctctcttactttatcaattttgtcttaattctcgtGCCATACCCggtgcccatatttttatgagacggagggagtataatggAAATATTTGTAAAGTGACAATAATAacttaaattatttgaaatatatttaatcaaacaattttcaattagTTTATGAactcttaaatattttataaagctCAGCTAAATACCAACTAATTAAAGTTGCCTTCtcttttttccataaataaattaaaaagataagaCGAAGTCTTCTGTATGTTTTAAAAAGTCTAAATTAGGCCGTCTAAATCAAATTATGTTTACAGTTTTCTACAATTGAGGGCTATGTAATTTTTTCCACAAACATTTTCCACAAATTTTGGCAGTTACTTTAGGAAGACTTTAATGCCCGTTACTCTTTTCGGGGCGtctcaaaaaattaaaatggctcataaaaatggaacatttatttaatcacaaattGGTGCAAAGATAGTGAaatcattttgttttaaacataACGCACAAATCCTTAGTATGTGCCCACTATTAAAAATTCACACGTATTTGGATGGATGGAGCGCTACATGTATTCTCGAAATATATCACATAAATGAGAATAgcataatttgatttttacttAACACTAGTATCAACCCCGTGCACCACGATCCattgaattttattcacataaaattaaaaggccaattaaataaataaaatgataaaagataAAACTATACAggatttataaattacaaataaaattatataaatcttataaaagtaaataatatttataaaataaaaaataaatagagacaaacataaaaattaaataaataatatcattaacAATGTCAAAGACTTTATTGATCATGTAATCGAAACACAGACAGTAACTGACCCGTATTCAATCTATTATCAATCCAACCTCCCATAAAGGTGAACTcaacaatataaaaagaatattttttaaataatgaacaCATTTGAAGTCTTTAGAGATTATTAAACCTTGAAAGACAACATAAGCAGCATACATCATTAAGAATCTTATTATTCTACCCTTACaacaacataaaattttgGTCTTTtggttttaagatgatttccCCAATGGTTCTTTATGCCAACAAAATGCATCCCATAAGAATAAAGAACTTATGCATGGCATCGTCAGTACTATGCAAaacaatatacataaattatattaacaCAACTTTagataaatcaacaaaaacaaaatgttggaaaacaaaagaaaaaaaaacaatgaatcAACACTTATTGTGAATCAGCAattttaatctatataagttGAGAATTGTCATGTGTAATAATCTTTCCAGAGTCAACAATTGCTCGAATaatatctataaaaaatagaagcaacaacaatgttaaaaaaaataataatattataatttagagATATTTAAAAAGTGCCAAACAGTGCATCCTTTAAGACAATGTTAatacacaaataataataacaataataaatattaatacaattGCAACAGTAGTACTAAAATAAGGAGTACTAAAGAGTGGTGGCTCTTCATCAGTTTTTTTATCTGCTTGATTAgatcatatttgttttaaatgtaTACATAAATCTTGAAAACTTGGAGTCGTTGACTTCAGATATTTGTGTTCTAGAGCACATAGTAATTTCGAATTCATGATCTGCTTGATTAGAtcaattgttttaaacatGGCTTGAATCCTAGTGCCCTacatggaaaaaataaacaattaatggTTTTAGATAAATAgctaaaaaatgtaataagaTAAGAAACGAAACACATACCACACGGTCGTGGAAAATACATTCCAATGAGATTACATTGGAGTTGTCTCCACGTTGAATGAATTCATAAACACACACGCACCGCATCGAATGGCTGACAAAGTATTGCACCGTACCGCATCAAATTCTTAGTTTTACAGAATATTTTGATGCAATGAGGAAATGCAAGAAAGAAGTGAATTATAATCTTGCCCATGCTACATATTTATAGAACAATATTGAAGAGTCCTACTATTTTGGACGTTACAAACCCTATGaaattattatcataaatataaatattcaccTATAAATTTAAGTTTGTAACGGTTGTAAATCATTTAGTATTACTCAATTGAAAACCATCCATTAGCACAATCATAAAagctttaaattaaaattcaatatttgattACTTTTGGAATTATAACATAAAATGTCATCTACcaaatttgataattattagtaaaatattccCATATCAATTTAAGCCAGTAACGGTAataacttcttttttttttttaaatagagtGTAATTGTATTGACtaattatgtttaaattatgcttaaaatttataaatattcaaatttatacccaaaatttataaatgttcAAATTTATACCCAagtttcataaatattcaaattaaggccaaaactcgtcttttatatatgtatagattctattaattaattttaaagttccaTGCTCTCTCACTGcataatatatgaatgaaaGCTCCATAAGTGGGAAGACTTACCGAGTCTTCGGCAATGTCCTCCTGACTATGATTGTGGTACTccaattttgaatattatttctaCTCTCGCATTGTTTGATTGTCCAAATTTAATACTttctctgtcccataaaaataaagatattttggAACAGCACAagaattaatgtataattggtagaGTGGGAGAGACGAAGAGTGGGGTAGtttaaataatgttagtggatagtgggacCCACATTATTATAAGTGTTTGATAGTGGGAACTTGTGGTacaagttgtaaataaattaatgtataaaggtaataagttaaaaagaactagaaatgtgctatttttatggaatgaacGGAAAAGGAAAGTATTCCTATTTTTATGCGACAGATGAGTATATGGTTAGGAATTATTATGACTTTTGTAAAAGTTACACTagccaaaaaaattttttagaaaaaagtgaaatgaaatatttattgaagtACAAACGTAgatagaaaaatgagatatttaatggaaGACACGAAATGTTTGCATTGGAGTGAGACAATATCCGCGTTCAataatcaagactaaatctcgcCCCCTCTACAGTTTGATGAAAAATATGGAGGGCTAGGATTGAAAGGGAGGGATTAAGCATATGTGCTACGAAATGgatatttcatttgttttaagataaatttattcactactccttccgtcccgaggaagatgacccctttcttgggcggcacatAGTTTTATGCAGTTTTAAGAGGTGGCTCAAAATGCTGTGTACCTCCACTCATTACTACTTTTAAAATCAAGCCTGATGGATAGATCTTTTCATCTCTACCTCCTTTTTTCTACTTCAATGGTTGATTGCTTGTAGCTCAGCCAACTCAACCATCAACACTGATCGTTTGTCgcttattgttttattttgtgtgttaagtggagagaataaagtaagagatggaATAATGcagagataaaggtgtttccatttatagtaatgggtcatcttggatgtgacaaaccaaaaagaaaagtgtgtcatctttaatgggacgggggagtatgtttttttttctcaaaatatgattttttttctaaagaGAATCAAGGTTAATTACCTCCATAGAAAAAAGGATAACACACGTTTGATGTATATATTTAGAGGTGGCTCAAAATGCTGTGTACCTCCACTCATTACTACTTTTAAAATCAAGCCTGATGGATAGATCTTTTCATCTCTACCTCCTTTTTTCTACTTCAATGGTTGATTGCTTGTAGCTCAGCCAACTCAACCATCAACACTGATCGTTTGTCGCTTATTGTCTTCAAATCTCGAATATCTTCAGATCCCCATAATATATTGACCAAAAATTGGAGCAGTGAGAGCAGTATTTGTAGTTGGATCGGAGTTACTTGTGATCCTCTCCATCAAAGGGTGACTCGGTTGAATATATCATCCATGGGTCTCGTCGGAACCATTCCACCAGAAATCGGGAATCTTTCTTTTCTCGTTTCTTTAGATGTGAGCGAGAATTCTTTTCATGGTCATATTCCCAGTTCTATTTTCAACATGTCAACTTTAGaagttttgaatttgaggAATAATAGTTTGTCTAGTGCTCTACCACTTGATATGTGCAAACACAATCTCCATGGACTGAAGAGACTTTGCATTTCTTACAACAAATTGTTTGGGGAAATACCATCAAGTTTGGGGCTGTGCTCACAGCTTCGGTATCTTTCTTTGTACAAAAACAACTTTAGTGGACACTTGCCAACACAAATTGGAAACTTGAGATCGCTTCAACAATTATTCTTGGGTTCCAACAATTTAAGTGGTAAGATTTTATCTATCTATATGGTCTTAATAATTTTCTGATATGGATTTGTTTTCACATCATCTAATTTTCTCCATTAgtctaaaatattatttaatattcattgttagtatttgttttgttttatttaattggttaggatttgatttatttCGCTTATATTAGGTGATCCttgattattattaaaaaaataaattaaattctactcctatcattctctttttactgtttttcctttttttcctcTTGGAGAAACGTCCAATCCCTCTCTCTAATGAAATTTCTCTGATTTTGACATCACAATTTTTTAAGTCGATGACTTCGTTACTCTCCGGGTAATATTCCCAAAGAGATTGGTCGTCTTAATAAATTGGAAACGATGGAATTGTATGAAAATAAACTTAGCGGATCGATTCCAAAAGAAGCTGGGAACATGACGGCTCTTGTCAACTTATGGATCAACGATAATTCTTTAAGTGGTATGATTCATTATTCCGCTATTGACATAAGTTTAGTAACATCACATTGTATTTAATGGATATATTACGAAGTTTATTACATAGACGCAACTAAATTTGCTACATCCAATACTAtcacaaatatttttgttacacATAGGCGTCACAAATCAATATTCTTTCTATCACACACAAATTATGttatgtagtagtattatttttgttcaaaatAATACGATAAATTTAATAACTAATTACATCCTTAAAATACTTACATTTTCACATgttataaagataaaaatactTGTACTTGCCATTAAATTAGCTACACCAAAAAATgacacaaatttataaatctcaCAATACTTCAAAAAATTAAGTCATTGCGAGATCATTTTGTTTTAGTGATTTCTTACATGTAAGCTTGGCTACCAAACACAAATCTGATCATCGGGACGTTAACGTGAAAGTTCTTGATATGTTAAAGTGAATTTGCATTAGAACTTATTTTAGTAGACGAAAATCAAAAGGATCATATGTTAGGGTGATAagtaataggagtatttttcaTGCACTTTTCTATCTAATACTTATATACTTACTTTTTCTGTAAACATCTTAACTTGTAGGAGTTATACCACAACAGATTGGTAACCTTCATCATTTAAgaatattatgcatgtttaTGAACAAGTTGTCGGGACCTTTGCCACCAACCATTTCCAACATGTCTTCGTTGGGGACTGTTGACATATCAAGTAATACAATTACTGGGGCTTTGCCTTCGGAAATTGGGAGTATGAAACTGGGAATCTTAATCCTTGACCACAATGCGTTAACCGGTAAGATTGCTAACTATTATGTACAACATAGTTTTAGTTTAAGCATATGCAAATTTTCATAGAACTAACGTCCAAATACGGTCTCTTACATTTATCCTAAAAAACTTTTTGGTCTTATACATTAAGTGTTACCTTTTGGTCTAAAAAATCTGTTTTGGTATGtgcattattataaaatgattgaaGGTAC is a window from the Salvia hispanica cultivar TCC Black 2014 chromosome 1, UniMelb_Shisp_WGS_1.0, whole genome shotgun sequence genome containing:
- the LOC125214247 gene encoding probable leucine-rich repeat receptor-like protein kinase At1g35710 isoform X2 — its product is MELYENKLSGSIPKEAGNMTALVNLWINDNSLSGVIPQQIGNLHHLRILCMFMNKLSGPLPPTISNMSSLGTVDISSNTITGALPSEIGSMKLGILILDHNALTGTIPSAIGNMSDMRSLLLSSNNLNGPIPSTIGNISNLRDLLLSFNKLNVIPTCELGRLEPVITPDISMNILDC
- the LOC125214247 gene encoding MDIS1-interacting receptor like kinase 2-like isoform X3: MELYENKLSGSIPKEAGNMTALVNLWINDNSLSGVIPQQIGNLHHLRILCMFMNKLSGPLPPTISNMSSLGTVDISSNTITGALPSEIGSMKLGILILDHNALTGTIPSAIGNMSDMRSLLLSSNNLNGPIPSTIGNISNLRDLLLSFNKLNGPIPSTEIFHIWSI